The Papaver somniferum cultivar HN1 unplaced genomic scaffold, ASM357369v1 unplaced-scaffold_107, whole genome shotgun sequence genome includes a region encoding these proteins:
- the LOC113327826 gene encoding G-type lectin S-receptor-like serine/threonine-protein kinase LECRK4 yields the protein MSTSVTHFLSSLSLFLLPLLLPIDSNAQTYGNLSSGSSLTAGAANASWASPSGDFVFGFRPTFQDNLFLLAIWFDKIPDKTVVWFANDKNYQDIQVPKESRVELNNYGKLVLSDPQRNELWSAGSNADYAAMLDNGNFVLGNMSSADYLWESFNHPTDTILPTQKLEANTIVYSRETKNSYSKGRFRFRLDEDGYLVLNVAAYPSSSESYHDAYYYFSYTANNDSQKAGYVAGFNQSGYIYVNKGDGTKVLLSNKTILPISDVYYRATLDFDGAFTQYSHPRSKNEEQVWSTVWTVPDDICEMVGSIIGTGACGYNSYCTLTPERRARCNCPPKFSYVDPNNTYGGCRPDFVQGCQVYEWTTKPDSFELEALDNVDWPTADYEELVDYPIEECRASCLSDCLCDVAIFRNGTCWKKKLPLSNGKRVSGINGVALIKIRKENLSEPDEKNDQSTLILVVSLLLGSSILFNFIFLARALYGNSLAFLVCFFSTEKKLRGKAQDSSVSRSSLRSFTYQELEEATNGFKDELGRGAFGIVYKGLIEEMDSTRFIAVKRLDKVLREGEKEFKTEVNVIGQTHHKNLVRLLGFCDEGQHRLLVYEFMSNSSLENHLFGISKPDWNRRVQIALGISRGLVYLHEECSTQIIHCDIKPQNILLDDSFTARISDFGLAKLLMTNQTQTYTGIRGTRGYVAPEWFRNAPVSAKVDVYSFGVLLLEIICCRKGVLQELVEEEIKAILTDWAYNCYSQGKLEDLVENDEEVQNDMRRFERLVMIAIWCIQDEPSNRPSMKKVTQMLEGVIEVTVPPCPYQFKEYFGVGNSSECDNEEVSCFLGDVSNDAKSNNV from the coding sequence ATGTCTACTTCCGTTACTCATTTTCTTAGTTCTCTTTCCCTGTTTCTTCTTCCCCTACTTCTGCCGATAGATTCCAATGCTCAAACCTACGGAAATTTAAGTTCGGGTTCCTCTCTAACAGCTGGTGCTGCCAACGCTTCATGGGCGTCACCATCTGGTGACTTCGTATTTGGCTTCCGTCCAACATTTCAAGACAATCTATTCTTACTTGCAATCTGGTTCGACAAAATTCCTGATAAAACCGTTGTTTGGTTTGCAAATGATAAGAATTACCAAGATATACAAGTCCCAAAAGAATCCAGAGTTGAGCTAAACAATTATGGTAAACTCGTCCTGAGCGATCCCCAGAGAAATGAATTATGGTCAGCCGGAAGTAATGCTGATTATGCAGCCATGCTTGATAACGGGAATTTCGTTCTTGGGAATATGAGTTCTGCTGATTATCTATGGGAGAGCTTTAATCATCCTACAGATACAATCTTACCTACACAAAAACTGGAAGCGAATACCATTGTTTATTCGCGAGAAACTAAAAATAGTTACTCAAAGGGAAGGTTCAGATTTCGTTTGGATGAAGATGGATACCTGGTACTCAATGTTGCTGCCTATCCGAGTTCGAGCGAGTCTTATCATGATGCATACTATTATTTCAGTTACACTGCCAATAATGATAGTCAAAAGGCAGGTTATGTGGCTGGCTTCAATCAATCAGGTTACATCTACGTTAACAAAGGGGATGGAACAAAAGTGCTTCTCTCAAATAAGACAATCCTTCCGATCAGCGATGTGTATTATAGGGCGACACTCGATTTCGATGGAGCTTTCACTCAGTATTCCCACCCAAGGAGTAAAAATGAAGAGCAGGTTTGGTCCACAGTGTGGACAGTTCCCGATGACATATGCGAGATGGTTGGTAGTATAATAGGGACTGGTGCTTGCGGATATAACAGCTACTGTACACTAACACCCGAAAGGAGAGCACGTTGTAATTGTCCACCTAAGTTTTCATATGTAGATCCAAATAACACGTACGGAGGTTGTAGACCAGATTTCGTACAAGGATGTCAGGTATATGAGTGGACAACGAAACCTGATTCATTTGAGTTAGAGGCTTTAGACAACGTGGACTGGCCGACTGCTGACTATGAAGAGTTGGTGGATTATCCTATAGAAGAATGCAGGGCTTCATGCCTCAGTGATTGTCTCTGTGATGTGGCTATTTTCAGAAATGGGACCTGTTGGAAGAAAAAGTTACCACTCTCAAATGGGAAGAGAGTTAGTGGTATTAACGGGGTGGCTCTCATCAAAATAAGGAAGGAAAATTTATCAGAACCAGACGAAAAGAATGACCAATCAACATTAATACTGGTGGTGTCATTGCTTTTAGGCAGCTCAATACTTTTCAACTTCATATTTTTAGCAAGGGCTTTATATGGCAATTCTCTAGCCTTTCTGGTCTGCTTCTTCTCCACGGAAAAGAAACTGAGAGGAAAAGCACAAGATTCAAGTGTTTCAAGATCCAGTCTCCGATCATTTACTTATCAAGAACTTGAAGAAGCCACAAATGGGTTCAAGGATGAGTTAGGAAGGGGCGCTTTCGGCATCGTGTACAAAGGACTTATTGAAGAGATGGATTCAACAAGGTTCATAGCAGTGAAGAGGTTAGACAAGGTGCTTCGAGAAGGGGAAAAGGAATTTAAAACTGAAGTCAATGTAATAGGTCAGACACATCACAAGAATCTGGTTCGACTGCTCGGGTTCTGCGACGAGGGGCAACACCGACTTCTAGTTTATGAGTTCATGAGTAACAGCAGTTTGGAAAATCATCTATTCGGGATTTCTAAGCCAGATTGGAATCGACGAGTCCAAATTGCATTAGGTATATCAAGAGGGTTGGTGTATTTGCACGAAGAATGCAGCACCCAAATCATTCATTGTGATATAAAGCCTCAAAACATACTACTGGATGACAGTTTTACAGCGAGAATTTCAGACTTTGGATTGGCAAAGCTTTTAATGACTAATCAGACTCAAACTTATACAGGGATTAGAGGGACTAGAGGATATGTTGCACCAGAGTGGTTCAGGAATGCACCAGTCTCAGCGAAAGTGGATGTTTATAGTTTCGGAGTTCTGCTACTAGAGATCATATGTTGCAGGAAAGGAGTCCTACAGGAGCTAGTAGAAGAAGAGATCAAAGCAATTCTCACAGATTGGGCATACAATTGCTACAGCCAAGGGAAACTAGAAGATTTGGTGGAGAATGATGAGGAAGTACAGAACGACATGAGGAGATTCGAGAGGTTGGTGATGATAGCTATTTGGTGTATTCAAGATGAACCGTCAAATCGACCATCAATGAAGAAAGTAACACAGATGCTAGAAGGGGTAATTGAAGTTACTGTACCCCCATGTCCTTATCAGTTTAAGGAATACTTTGGAGTTGGAAACAGTAGCGAATGCGACAACGAAGAGGTATCATGTTTTCTTGGTGATGTTAGTAATGATGCTAAATCTAATAATGTCTAA
- the LOC113328233 gene encoding ubiquitin carboxyl-terminal hydrolase 13-like isoform X1, with protein MTSIATPSLSDQEDDDKIYQEDDEISVEEEDDVDDMFDEYQDGIEMFVEGPPPKKVAPAEEKRYVGLKNQGATCYMNSLLQTLYHIPYFRKAVYKMPTTGNELVAGESIPLALQSLFYKLQYGKNSVATNELTKSFGWNTHYSFMQSDVQEFNRVLCEKLEDEMKGTVVEGTIQELFEGHQMSYIECIDVDYKSTRKESFYDLQLDVKGCRDVYASFDKYVEVERLEGDNKYQTDERHGLQDAKKGVLFTDFPPVLQLQLKRYEYDFVQDTMVKINDLYEFPLQLDLDREDGKYLSLDADRSVRNLYTLHSVLVHSGVGNGGHYYAYTRPTLSEQWFKFTDERVTRESIRWAVEELYGGEASNPNAYMLVYIRESDRDEIMCNVDEMDVAKHLRVRFRKEQKEKEAEELKKMEEAEAARIKHLTEQFRRDIDFDLADRNSDQIVHFRSLEKPNEDDFTLELSMVLTYDEVTERVARDLGLDDPTKIRLTSLDCDFLRPMPQAIRYRGVGHLSEMFTRYNRSAKVLYYEVLDIPLPVLQCLKCLKVVFCHATKDDKVVYCIRLPKQSTVGDLINDLKTKVVELSHPGAELRLLEVFMHRIHMIFPLSEEIEKINDQDGGFLTLRAEEILEEEKNLGPQDRLLPVSHFSKEEAYSRRRYFGEPFFLVIHEGETLDAVKLRIQKKLQVPDEEFAKLKFGIWSLVDQFEYLRDSDIVSSHLYRIDCGPGALYLGLDHSDCSPKTT; from the exons ATGACATCCATTGCTACTCCGTCATTGTCTGATCAGGAGGACGATGATAAGATTTATCAGGAGGATGATGAGATTTCTGTCGAAGAGGAGGATGATGTTGATGACATGTTTGATGAATATCAGGATGGTATAGAGATGTTTGTTGAAGGTCCTCCACCAAAGAAAGTCGCACCAGCAGAAGAAAAGCGTTATGTTGGTCTCAAGAATCAGGGAGCAAC ATGTTATATGAACTCTCTTCTCCAGACTCTATATCATATTCCTTATTTCAGGAAGGCCGTGTACAAAATGCCAACAACTGGGAATGAGTTGGTAGCAGGAGAAAGCATCCCTTTGGCTCTACAGAGTTTGTTTTATAAGCTTCAGTACGGTAAAAATAGCGTCGCCACAAATGAGctcacaaaatctttcggatGGAATACACATTATTCTTTCATGCAAAGTGATGTGCAGGAATTTAATAGGGTTCTGTGTGAAAAGCTTGAAGATGAAATGAAGGGAACTGTTGTGGAGGGTACGATACAAGAGTTGTTCGAAGGTCACCAAATGAGCTACATTGAATGCATCGATGTTGACTACAAATCTACCAGAAAGGAGTCATTTTATGACCTTCAACTTGATGTAAAAGGCTGTAGGGATGTTTATGCTTCTTTCGACAAGTATGTGGAAGTGGAGCGTCTTGAAGGTGATAACAAGTATCAAACTGATGAACGACATGGTTTACAGGATGCAAAGAAGGGTGTCCTTTTCACTGACTTCCCACCTGTTCTCCAGCTCCAGCTAAAACGGTATGAATACGATTTCGTGCAGGACACTATGGTAAAGATAAATGATCTGTATGAATTTCCGTTGCAACTTGATCTTGACAGGGAAGATGGAAAATACTTGTCTCTAGATGCTGATAGAAGTGTTCGCAATCTTTACACACTTCATAGTGTTTTGGTTCACAGTGGTGTGGGAAACGGTGGGCACTACTATGCTTATACAAGGCCAACACTGTCAGAGCAATGGTTTAAATTCACTGATGAGCGGGTAACAAGAGAATCTATCAGGTGGGCAGTAGAGGAGCTATACGGTGGGGAGGCAAGCAATCCAAATGCATATATGCTCGTGTATATACGTGAAAGTGACAGAGATGAAATTATGTGTAACGTGGATGAGATGGATGTTGCTAAGCACCTGAGGGTTAGGTTTaggaaagaacaaaaagaaaaggaGGCTGAGGAACTTAAGAAGATGGAAGAAGCAGAGGCTGCTCGAATCAAGCACCTTACTGAACAGTTCAGGAGAGATATCGATTTTGATCTTGCTGATCGCAACAGTGATCAGATTGTGCATTTCCGATCTTTGGAGAAGCCAAATGAAGATGATTTTACCTTAGAGTTGTCAATGGTATTAACATATGATGAAGTCACGGAAAGAGTTGCTCGCGATCTTGGTTTGGATGATCCAACCAAGATCAGACTTACCTCTCTTGACTGTGATTTTCTACGACCTATGCCCCAAGCTATTAGGTACCGAGGTGTTGGTCACTTGTCTGAGATGTTTACTCGCTACAACCGGTCAGCTAAAGTTTTGTATTACGAAGTTTTGGACATCCCTTTACCTGTGTTGCAATGTCTGAAATGTCTAAAGGTGGTATTCTGTCATGCAACAAAAGACGATAAGGTGGTTTATTGTATTAGACTTCCAAAACAAAGTACAGTTGGTGACTTGATTAATGATCTGAAGACAAAGGTAGTAGAGCTGTCTCATCCCGGTGCAGAACTTAGATTGCTGGAAGTTTTCATGCACAGGATTCATATGATTTTTCCGCTTAGTGAGGAGATTGAGAAAATTAATGATCAAGACGGGGGTTTCTTGACTCTACGGGCAGAGGAGATCCTTGAGGAGGAGAAGAACTTGGGTCCTCAGGATCGCTTGCTTCCTGTTTCTCACTTCTCAAAAGAAGAAGCATATTCAAGACGTAGATATTTTGGGGAACCATTTTTCTTGGTCATCCATGAAGGGGAGACTTTAGATGCAGTCAAATTGCGCATACAGAAGAAATTGCAGGTTCCTGATGAGGAGTTCGCTAAGTTGAAGTTCGGAATTTGGTCACTCGTAGATCAATTCGAGTATCTTCGGGACTCGGATATAGTGTCCAGCCATTTATATAGAATAGACTGTGGACCTGGGGCGCTGTACCTTGGCTTGGATCATTCTGATTGTTCCCCAAAAACCACATAG
- the LOC113328233 gene encoding ubiquitin carboxyl-terminal hydrolase 13-like isoform X2, with product MFDEYQDGIEMFVEGPPPKKVAPAEEKRYVGLKNQGATCYMNSLLQTLYHIPYFRKAVYKMPTTGNELVAGESIPLALQSLFYKLQYGKNSVATNELTKSFGWNTHYSFMQSDVQEFNRVLCEKLEDEMKGTVVEGTIQELFEGHQMSYIECIDVDYKSTRKESFYDLQLDVKGCRDVYASFDKYVEVERLEGDNKYQTDERHGLQDAKKGVLFTDFPPVLQLQLKRYEYDFVQDTMVKINDLYEFPLQLDLDREDGKYLSLDADRSVRNLYTLHSVLVHSGVGNGGHYYAYTRPTLSEQWFKFTDERVTRESIRWAVEELYGGEASNPNAYMLVYIRESDRDEIMCNVDEMDVAKHLRVRFRKEQKEKEAEELKKMEEAEAARIKHLTEQFRRDIDFDLADRNSDQIVHFRSLEKPNEDDFTLELSMVLTYDEVTERVARDLGLDDPTKIRLTSLDCDFLRPMPQAIRYRGVGHLSEMFTRYNRSAKVLYYEVLDIPLPVLQCLKCLKVVFCHATKDDKVVYCIRLPKQSTVGDLINDLKTKVVELSHPGAELRLLEVFMHRIHMIFPLSEEIEKINDQDGGFLTLRAEEILEEEKNLGPQDRLLPVSHFSKEEAYSRRRYFGEPFFLVIHEGETLDAVKLRIQKKLQVPDEEFAKLKFGIWSLVDQFEYLRDSDIVSSHLYRIDCGPGALYLGLDHSDCSPKTT from the exons ATGTTTGATGAATATCAGGATGGTATAGAGATGTTTGTTGAAGGTCCTCCACCAAAGAAAGTCGCACCAGCAGAAGAAAAGCGTTATGTTGGTCTCAAGAATCAGGGAGCAAC ATGTTATATGAACTCTCTTCTCCAGACTCTATATCATATTCCTTATTTCAGGAAGGCCGTGTACAAAATGCCAACAACTGGGAATGAGTTGGTAGCAGGAGAAAGCATCCCTTTGGCTCTACAGAGTTTGTTTTATAAGCTTCAGTACGGTAAAAATAGCGTCGCCACAAATGAGctcacaaaatctttcggatGGAATACACATTATTCTTTCATGCAAAGTGATGTGCAGGAATTTAATAGGGTTCTGTGTGAAAAGCTTGAAGATGAAATGAAGGGAACTGTTGTGGAGGGTACGATACAAGAGTTGTTCGAAGGTCACCAAATGAGCTACATTGAATGCATCGATGTTGACTACAAATCTACCAGAAAGGAGTCATTTTATGACCTTCAACTTGATGTAAAAGGCTGTAGGGATGTTTATGCTTCTTTCGACAAGTATGTGGAAGTGGAGCGTCTTGAAGGTGATAACAAGTATCAAACTGATGAACGACATGGTTTACAGGATGCAAAGAAGGGTGTCCTTTTCACTGACTTCCCACCTGTTCTCCAGCTCCAGCTAAAACGGTATGAATACGATTTCGTGCAGGACACTATGGTAAAGATAAATGATCTGTATGAATTTCCGTTGCAACTTGATCTTGACAGGGAAGATGGAAAATACTTGTCTCTAGATGCTGATAGAAGTGTTCGCAATCTTTACACACTTCATAGTGTTTTGGTTCACAGTGGTGTGGGAAACGGTGGGCACTACTATGCTTATACAAGGCCAACACTGTCAGAGCAATGGTTTAAATTCACTGATGAGCGGGTAACAAGAGAATCTATCAGGTGGGCAGTAGAGGAGCTATACGGTGGGGAGGCAAGCAATCCAAATGCATATATGCTCGTGTATATACGTGAAAGTGACAGAGATGAAATTATGTGTAACGTGGATGAGATGGATGTTGCTAAGCACCTGAGGGTTAGGTTTaggaaagaacaaaaagaaaaggaGGCTGAGGAACTTAAGAAGATGGAAGAAGCAGAGGCTGCTCGAATCAAGCACCTTACTGAACAGTTCAGGAGAGATATCGATTTTGATCTTGCTGATCGCAACAGTGATCAGATTGTGCATTTCCGATCTTTGGAGAAGCCAAATGAAGATGATTTTACCTTAGAGTTGTCAATGGTATTAACATATGATGAAGTCACGGAAAGAGTTGCTCGCGATCTTGGTTTGGATGATCCAACCAAGATCAGACTTACCTCTCTTGACTGTGATTTTCTACGACCTATGCCCCAAGCTATTAGGTACCGAGGTGTTGGTCACTTGTCTGAGATGTTTACTCGCTACAACCGGTCAGCTAAAGTTTTGTATTACGAAGTTTTGGACATCCCTTTACCTGTGTTGCAATGTCTGAAATGTCTAAAGGTGGTATTCTGTCATGCAACAAAAGACGATAAGGTGGTTTATTGTATTAGACTTCCAAAACAAAGTACAGTTGGTGACTTGATTAATGATCTGAAGACAAAGGTAGTAGAGCTGTCTCATCCCGGTGCAGAACTTAGATTGCTGGAAGTTTTCATGCACAGGATTCATATGATTTTTCCGCTTAGTGAGGAGATTGAGAAAATTAATGATCAAGACGGGGGTTTCTTGACTCTACGGGCAGAGGAGATCCTTGAGGAGGAGAAGAACTTGGGTCCTCAGGATCGCTTGCTTCCTGTTTCTCACTTCTCAAAAGAAGAAGCATATTCAAGACGTAGATATTTTGGGGAACCATTTTTCTTGGTCATCCATGAAGGGGAGACTTTAGATGCAGTCAAATTGCGCATACAGAAGAAATTGCAGGTTCCTGATGAGGAGTTCGCTAAGTTGAAGTTCGGAATTTGGTCACTCGTAGATCAATTCGAGTATCTTCGGGACTCGGATATAGTGTCCAGCCATTTATATAGAATAGACTGTGGACCTGGGGCGCTGTACCTTGGCTTGGATCATTCTGATTGTTCCCCAAAAACCACATAG
- the LOC113328234 gene encoding G-protein coupled receptor 1-like: protein MIEMKAISDGLTASDRHFLTSLNSGASSLSFAGSGFIVLCYLLFKDLRKFSFKLVFYLALSDMLCSFFSIVGDPSKGYFCHAQGYSTHFFCVASFLWTTTIAFTLHRTVVRHKTDVEDLEPMFHLYVWGTSLVLTVIRSIGNDPSHLGVWCWTQTGFAGKVVHFLTFYGPLWGAILFNGFTYFQVIRMLNNAARMAVGMSDRSLQFDARPDMKALNRWGYYPLILIGSWVFGTINRIHDFIEPEHKIFWLSVLDVGTAALMGLFNSIAYGFNASVRRAIHERLVAWCPDRVWRWLPAYMKPRSQAQESELVSLKVEDQQ, encoded by the exons ATGATAGAGATGAAGGCGATTAGTGATGGATTAACTGCAAGTGATCGTCATTTCTTAACATCACTAAACAGTGGCGCATCGAGTTTATCGTTTGCTGGTTCTGGTTTCATTGTTTTGTGTTACTTACTTTTTAAAGATTTGAGGAAATTCTCTTTCAAACTCGTCTTCTACCTTGCTCTCTCT GATATGCTTTGTAGTTTCTTCAGTATAGTAGG gGACCCATCAAAGGGATATTTTTGTCATGCACAGGGATATAGTACACATTTTTTCTGTGTGGCGTCTTTCCTATGGACTACAACAATTGCGTTTACTCTACATCGTACAGTTGTTAGACATAAAACTGATGTTGAAGATTTGGAACCTATGTTTCACTTATATGTTTGGG GAACTTCACTCGTTTTGACTGTTATACGCTCAATAGGTAATGATCCTTCTCATTTGGGTGTGTGGTGCTGGACACAGACGGGGTTCGCAGGAAAG GTGGTTCACTTCTTAACATTTTATGGTCCCCTATGGGGTGCAATTCTGTTTAATGGATTTACATACTTCCAAGTGATACGGATGCTAAACAATGCAGCTCGT ATGGCAGTTGGCATGTCAGACCGATCACTCCAGTTTGATGCTAGACCAGACATGAAG GCTTTAAACAGGTGGGGTTACTACCCATTGATTCTGATAGGATCGTGGGTGTTTGGCACAATAAACCGGATACATGATTTCATCGAACCAGAGCATAAAATCTTTTGGTTATCAGTTCTCGATGTTGGGACTGCTGCCCTTATG GGTCTCTTCAACTCAATTGCATATGGGTTTAACGCTTCAGTACGACGAGCGATTCATGAAAGACTCGTTGC GTGGTGCCCTGATAGAGTATGGAGATGGTTACCAGCATACATGAAGCCCCGTAGCCAAGCCCAAGAAAGTGAACTAGTCTCGTTAAAAGTTGAAGACCAGCAATAG